The sequence CACACCGAGCGGGTCCGCGTGGGCACGCTGCTCGTGAATCCGGTGACGCGCCACCCCAGCGTGACCGCCAAGATGGTCTCGGAGACCCCCGTCGAGACCGCGCGCCGCTTCTATCTCATGGGTCGCGCCGCGGAGGTGCGCGCCCAGCTCGAACCGCTGGTGTCGCGCCTGGCCTGGATGGGCCACGTGATCCGGCAGCCCAGCATGCCCGGCCCCGCCTTCATCGACGCCTGTGGCCGGACGATCATTCCCACGTTTCGTCGATGCCTGGAGGAGCCATGATCCGCAAGATGCGCACCCGGCGTGACGACCAGCAGTGGATCCTCGATCTGGCC is a genomic window of Candidatus Methylomirabilota bacterium containing:
- a CDS encoding LLM class flavin-dependent oxidoreductase, translating into MLTVGTNRFGFPDPARLVESCRAAEAAGFDHFWFPDSRLRNGDIFINVLTAAQHTERVRVGTLLVNPVTRHPSVTAKMVSETPVETARRFYLMGRAAEVRAQLEPLVSRLAWMGHVIRQPSMPGPAFIDACGRTIIPTFRRCLEEP